The proteins below come from a single Oncorhynchus keta strain PuntledgeMale-10-30-2019 chromosome 32, Oket_V2, whole genome shotgun sequence genomic window:
- the LOC127914470 gene encoding interferon beta-like: protein MAIQTITWMSAFLCLVQVFSMPMPCQLQGQLVRTTHNLLRDMGGHFPLECLQENVFMAFPATSFATSGAPQLSSSAAKAIYETLKNIDTLFGTDELPTMWDQQKLEYFQNIIYRQIEESECMSSVDTSDYPIRAEGLKTYFVNIAAVLKEKNFSYCAWEVVRKELLYTLEFILKHTSDSLLWSNRT from the exons ATGGCAATTCAGACTATCACTTGGATGAGCGCCTTCCTCTGCCTCGTGCAAGTGTTCTCGATGCCCATGCCTTGCCAGCTACAAGGACAGCTGGTGCGAACAACCCACAACCTACTGAGAGACAtg GGGGGTCATTTTCCTCTGGAGTGCCTGCAAGAGAATGTCTTCATGGCATTCCCAGCCACCTCATTTGCAACCTCCGGGGCGCCACAG TTGAGCAGCAGTGCTGCTAAGGCTATTTACGAGACATTGAAGAACATCGACACATTGTTCGGAACTGACGAACTGCCGACAATGTGGGACCAACAGAAGTTGGAGTATTTTCAGAACATTATCTACCGTCAGATTGAAGAGAGCGAGTGT ATGAGCAGTGTGGATACAAGTGATTATCCCATCAGGGCAGAGGGCCTGAAGACATACTTTGTGAACATTGCAGCAGTTTTAAAAGAAAAG AATTTCAGTTACTGCGCCTGGGAAGTGGTTCGAAAAGAGCTCCTGTACACCCTTGAATTCATTCTGAAACACACCTCTGACAGCCTTCTGTGGTCCAACAGAACATGA